A part of Fusarium oxysporum Fo47 chromosome III, complete sequence genomic DNA contains:
- a CDS encoding glycoprotease family-domain-containing protein, with amino-acid sequence MAFKDKSSYIALGCEGSANKLGIGVILHTPTETKILSNLRDTFVSPPGTGFLPKDTAAHHRAHFVRLAREALAEAKITPKDVDCICYTKGPGMGAPLNSVAVAARALSLLWDRPLVGVNHCVGHIEMGRYITGADNPVVLYVSGGNSQVIAYAEQRYRIFGETLDIAVGNCLDRFARTLEISNDPAPGYNIEQLAKKGSKLLDIPYAVKGMDCSFSGILASADALAAQMKAGADFTPEDLCFSLQETVFAMLVEITERAMAHVGSSQVLIVGGVGCNERLQEMMGHMARERGGSVYATDERFCIDNGIMIAHAGLLAYETGFRTSLEESTCTQRFRTDEVFIKWRD; translated from the coding sequence ATGGCCTTCAAAGACAAATCCTCCTACATTGCGCTCGGCTGCGAAGGCTCTGCCAACAAGCTCGGCATAGGTGTCATTCTCCACACTCCCACCGAGACAAAAATCCTCTCCAACCTCCGCGACACCTTCGTCTCCCCTCCAGGAACAGGCTTCCTCCCCAAAGACACAGCAGCCCACCACCGCGCCCACTTTGTCCGTCTCGCACGCGAAGCCCTCGCCGAAGCGAAAATCACTCCCAAAGATGTCGATTGTATCTGCTACACGAAGGGCCCGGGTATGGGCGCCCCGCTGAactctgttgctgttgcggCTAGAGCATTGAGTTTACTCTGGGATAGACCCCTTGTTGGCGTGAATCATTGCGTGGGACATATCGAGATGGGGAGATATATCACTGGTGCTGATAACCCGGTTGTGTTATACGTTTCGGGTGGTAATTCGCAGGTAATTGCGTATGCCGAGCAGCGATACAGGATATTTGGCGAAACACTTGATATAGCAGTTGGAAACTGTCTCGATCGGTTCGCTCGCACATTAGAAATCAGCAACGATCCCGCGCCGGGATATAACATCGAACAACTCGCCAAGAAGGGGAGCAAGCTCCTCGATATCCCCTACGCAGTCAAGGGCATGGACTGTTCGTTCTCTGGAATTCTAGCTTCGGCGGATGCACTCGCTGCACAGATGAAGGCCGGCGCGGATTTCACACCAGAAGATTTATGTTTCTCACTACAAGAGACAGTATTCGCGATGTTGGTGGAGATCACAGAGCGGGCTATGGCTCACGTCGGGTCGTCGCAGGTCCTCATTGTGGGAGGTGTAGGATGTAATGAGAGGTTGCAGGAGATGATGGGACATATGGCAAGGGAGCGAGGAGGATCGGTTTATGCTACCGACGAGAGATTCTGCATCGATAACGGAATCATGATTGCGCACGCTGGTTTGTTGGCTTATGAGACAGGGTTTAGGACGTCTTTGGAGGAGAGTACATGTACACAGAGATTCAGAACTGATGAGGTCTTTATCAAATGGAGAGACTGA